One Homo sapiens chromosome 13, GRCh38.p14 Primary Assembly genomic window carries:
- the RGCC gene encoding regulator of cell cycle RGCC isoform X1: MKPPAAQGSPAAAAAAAPALDSAAAEDLSDALCEFDAVLADFASPFHERHFHYEEHLERMKRRSSASVSDSSGFSDSEIFTALSEGAPTLQGRSNSKPVL; this comes from the exons ATGAAGCCGCCCGCGGCGCAGGGCAGCCCCGCGGCCGCCGCGGCCGCAG CCCCGGCCCTGGACTCGGCGGCCGCGGAGGACCTGTCGGACGCGCTGTGCGAGTTTGACGCGGTGCTGGCCGACTTCGCGTCGCCCTTCCACGAGCGCCACTTCCACTACGAGGAGCACCTGGAGCGCATGAAGCGGCGCAGCAGCGCCAGTGTCAGCGACAGCAGCGGCTTCAGCGACTCGGAGA TTTTTACAGCTCTGTCTGAAGGTGCACCAACCTTACAAGGAAGATCAAACAGCAAGCCTGTTCTTTGA
- the RGCC gene encoding regulator of cell cycle RGCC, giving the protein MKPPAAQGSPAAAAAAAPALDSAAAEDLSDALCEFDAVLADFASPFHERHFHYEEHLERMKRRSSASVSDSSGFSDSESADSLYRNSFSFSDEKLNSPTDSTPALLSATVTPQKAKLGDTKELEAFIADLDKTLASM; this is encoded by the exons ATGAAGCCGCCCGCGGCGCAGGGCAGCCCCGCGGCCGCCGCGGCCGCAG CCCCGGCCCTGGACTCGGCGGCCGCGGAGGACCTGTCGGACGCGCTGTGCGAGTTTGACGCGGTGCTGGCCGACTTCGCGTCGCCCTTCCACGAGCGCCACTTCCACTACGAGGAGCACCTGGAGCGCATGAAGCGGCGCAGCAGCGCCAGTGTCAGCGACAGCAGCGGCTTCAGCGACTCGGAGA GTGCAGATTCACTTTATAGGAACAGCTTCAGCTTCAGTGATGAAAAACTGAATTCTCCAACAGACTCTACCCCAGCTCTTCTCTCTGCCACTGTCACTCCTCAGAAAG CTAAATTAGGAGACACAAAAGAGCTAGAAGCCTTCATTGCTGATCTTGACAAAACTTTAGCAA GTATGTGA